The Scleropages formosus chromosome 9, fSclFor1.1, whole genome shotgun sequence DNA segment AAGCGTTCAAAGTTCTTACGTGACGTTTTTCCCCACGTGTGTCGCTGACGGGGTTGGAACCCGAAAGAGTCTATTTCTGCCTCCACTTTGCGCCGCCTGCGTTGAGTGTCGCGTGACCGAGCCCGTGCGGGAGATCACCTAAGGCGGCCGTCCGTCCGTCGTCTGCTGTAGGCGAGACTGGGCGCTGTTTGTGGAAACATGAAGCTTTTGAGCGCCACGTTCCTCCTTATGATCCACATCGGCTGCACCTTCGCTGCGGTGCTGGTCTCAGATCATAGAAACGACGAGCCCATAGTTGGTAAGTTCTTAGGATGTGCATGTGGTTGCGGTGGTGCGTGTTCAACGGTGTTGTTGTTGCTTATTATTCTAAGCTGTGCAGAATATCTGatggttgttggttcgaatcccaccacaAATTCACAAACATTGCCTGTGCCTCGATTAAAGTGTGGGGCAACAGTTCGTGGTAGTTAAGTTGTTATAAGCATGATGATGAGGTGTATCATAGACGTTTTTAGTTCCACTCCCACTAGTACTCTTGGGGTACTAACTAGTCCAGTCAAAGTTACTCTGCTAGAGAGGGTGAGATCTTGCATATCCTGCCAGTCAGTGTTCCACTACTCTACAGTTTAGATAAGTTGTACCTGAGTATTTACTGTGGTTTTCACACGGTTCCCAATTTGTGAAGGAGGTTTATTGCTGTACTTCATTCTATTTACTTTTGCTTGGCAGttattttcattctgctgtcaGCAGTGGAATTTTCTAAGTTAATTCCTCCTAATGCTTTCTCTGTCCATGTATGTTACATGTCCACGTGTTTCTCATGCCGTGTGTGTTACCAAACAGCTAAGTTAAGTCACACATCACCTCAGTTGCATTGTGTTTATCTCTTAATAAGGCTGAATGTGTGCACATAAAgggttaaatattttaactttttatttcattttttttttccccctcttttccctcctctgaaatacatttattcatttggctgtcactttttttctgcaaagcatctTTTGAtattaaggtacctacagttatttacccttttatacagctgggtaattttactggagcaatttagggtaagtaccttgctcaagggtactaaagctggaggtgagactccaGCCTGCAAAAACTCAAACTAAACTGCACATCTTTGTATTTGGCTCATTTTTATTAGGTCATCTGTTATTCAGGAAGTTCAACATAGacagtaattaattttaaaactgttctttcataattaaacagaagaaaataactAATTTTTACCCTTGTGtttagtcatttacatttagttaatTTCACCAACAGGAGGAGAGCTGTATATGCAGACACGTAATTCTCAAAGTAGTCAGTTTGTCTAATGCCACTGTTTTGAATTGTTAGGAACTACAAAGGTATAGGTTACAAAGTATATAAttatgggacagcaggtagcatagtggttagagctactgtctttggatgcaaaggtcgtaggttcaacGCCCCCgccgtcagctaaattaataaatataatgtaaacttATGGCGTACATAGATCTGGacagaagtgagtctgaaagaggtgtgttttgctATCTTTGAggttcagcagttttgagttaGAGAGGGGCATCGTTCCCACACActctggagccagaaccgagaatggAAAAGTATACGTACCtccaaaaacattacaaaatagtAAAGAATAGCCAGAGTGGGACAGATTTTTAAGTGTGAAGTGCATgtacataaaattaataattattgatTAGAATTTGAGACCAAGCAAAGCTCGATCGATCGATTTGGTTCCTAATACCGACACCTGTAGGCCCCGGTTTGTGGTGGTTACAAACTGTCTTAAAACCGTTCTGTGCTTTTTCCCAGGTGTTCTGGCTCAGGAGCTGTCCTCTTCCAGACATTCCGGAAGTTCCTACATCGCTGCCTCTTATGTCAAATACCTGGAGATGGCCGGAGCAAGAGTGGTGCCTGTGAAGTAAGAATCGTGGTTTTACACCTTGAAGACAGCAGTGTGCTTGTGTGTAATAAAACGGATGCAGAAGGACCAaatgaacagcaggtggcatggtggttagagcttccaCCTTTTGCTGGATGAACTGAGGCTCAAATGCCACATCTGGCAGCAGTACTCTGCTCTGATGAAGCTTTATTAATAGGTATATCAcaggaaaaagtgtctgctacatgaattatcatttaaaaaaaaaaaaaaaaaaaaaaaaaattgcctgttTTATTGTGTACTTTACCTCTTCGGCTCACCCCTGGGAAAAACAGAGTTAGACAGGATCAGGTTTTAAACTTGGTGATGTAAACACTAATGATATACAAAGGGCCCTTTagacatttcaaataaatgaaattggTGCTTTATTAGAAGATTTCAAGTGCTGTGCATAATAGCTGTGATGCAACTATTAAGGTAAATATGTCAAACACTGTACACACCCAGGTCATGAACCTGCAAGCATTTGAATTGTTTTCGGACAAGAAACGATGAGGGTGTTTTAGACTTATTGTTGCCTGGCATCAGTCCTCCCTAAATAACCTTTTTCTGTCACTGAAATTGATGCCTGTTCTGTTTGTGCTTCATTCTTTTCACATATTTCATTGATTTAAATTAGTGTGTCAGTATTTCGCTCTTAGCTCTGCTGATCCTTCATCGTGTCTCTGGTAAAGTAACTGCACTAAGTGGTTGTGTATTATGGTATGTGACGTCCTTTTTTGTGCTCTTGGCCAGTCTGAGTAAGGAAGGGCTCTGAATAACACTGTCATCTGAATTCAATTGGTGtgctttcctcctttttttcttttctcccccccctccccagaatAAATCTGACCAAAAAGGAATATGAGTCACTCTTCAACTCCATCAATGGGTAGGTGTCCTTTGATCGCTGGGGGGTCCCTCTGCCCACCTTGGGACAGATGATAGTGTCGATGGACTGGGCATCCTTGGTGTCTTTTAGCAATGTGCACAATACTAAAGATTTAATAAAGGATGAGTGAAATGTTATATGGatgtttttatgtaaatttttgaATATTCAAACCCTGTCTGCTTTTCCAGCTCTCTCTACGCCGCTGAGGGTTTGAAAATGGAGTAAAATTGCTTGAGACGAGAAAATGTGTAGAATTTCGAATTCCCCTTCCCGTTGTAAATCCGCCCCTTTCAGGTGTACAGGATCATCACTGAATAGCCCTCATGTAAACTTTATTATAGTGATCCGCAGCTGTGCTCCTTGCACGGTCGACCTCtttattattcactttttatGGAGCTGTCGGTGCAGTGCCGCATTATTGTTCAACCAAACGTGTTGTTTTATGGCTTCCTCTCGTTCCAGGAATGCCGGTAATAAGGTCAAAGTTTAGCGGAATTTTATTTTCcctaaatttctttttaagtgAATAATATTTTCCACTTAGTCACTATAccgatttaaatattttgttgtttttaataaatccaAATTTGGTTCAGTTCTTATTTGTTCAATTTTGCTTAAGTTTCAGGAGAGTCAGTAGATGAATATTTGTGATAAATAGAGAAGTATACAGGACAATCTGTTTACACATTTGCCATTTCAATCAAGAATTATCAGTTAAGGTTTCAAAGCACGGAGAAAGGCGTTATGCCCACAGCTGAGAACTGATGGACCTCAGCAGTTTGAATATCAAAAGTAAAACCTTCAGCTGGTGAGGTTAGCATTTAAGTGTCAGGTGTGATGtagtttgtaaatattttatagcCCATGTGATTCATGTTAATTTTAAGTTCACGTGTGTCTGACTAATGGACTTGTAAAGTTTATGGGTCAATACTTAGTGTGAATACAAATGTTGTTGATcagtttcccctccctccaacTGTAGGCTATTAATTCCTGGCGGTGGAGCTAATTTAATATCTTCAGGTTATGCTAAGGCTGCAAAGATCTTCTATGAACTTGCTGTGAAGGTTAGTTTGTTTCATGCCTGATTTGGCCGTCTATTTCTTGGCGTTTCGAAACGACAGCTGAGCCGTGGctgttttgtgttgcttttagGCTAATTCCCAAGGGGACTACTTCCCAATTTGGGGTACGTGCTTGGGGTTTGAGGAGCTCTCGTATTTGACCAGCAAGAAGTTTCTCCTGAGTAAAACGAACACCACCGGTCTTGCACTTCCGTTGATCTTTACTAACGGTAAGGTCACGTTGAAGGTACGAGCAGTCGTGGAGTCGATATTAAAATTGCCTGCgtgtttattaaacaaaatagcTGTGTTCTGAATGGAGTCTGTCGTCTCAGGATCTAGAGAGAGCAGGATGTTCAAAGGCTTTCCCGAAGACGTCCTGCGTTCTCTCGCCTCCGAGCCCATAACAGAAAATTCCCATGAGTGGAGTCTCACTCTTGAGGTATAATTAATACTATATGATCACGTTTACACAGCATTTCCATCACGAACCTTTCATAAGCCTCACACCTGCGATGTATAAGTAATCCGGATCTGCAGAAGTGAGTAGGCAGATGCGCGGtcagttttatattaaatgttgaAAGCTGTTATTTGTATTATGATATAGAGACAGTAATGGCTTAATTTCACATTACATTAGGGTTCGACTCACGGGATCGAACGGCCCTTGCTTCTGTCTTGGTGAAATGTAATGAGCTCCCAcggtccctcagagctgctgaatccctttcgaCATTGAAGAACGTTCTCCGGACTCGAGCTCTTTCAGACCTGCATTCCTCCTGATCGCTTGACAGCTGCTTAAATTAGTTCAGCACCTTCTACCCTGGTCATCTAAGTGTTAGCTACCTCACTCATGTCCATTTGCAGCTACTTGAGCAATGTTACAACAAAATGGGAGTATCGGGCAAATAAGCTGTGCTTTGACAGCCACGTAGTCATGCACCGCTTAACGGCATTTCGGGcaacgactgaccgcatatacgttgtacgacggtggtcccataaggtCATAATGGAGGTGAAAAATTCTTACCGAGTAGCAACGTTGTAGCACAACGTGTTACTCGCGTGTTCATGGTGATCCTGCtctaaacaaacctactgcgctgccagtcgtataaaagtaaagcacatacaattatgtacagtacctAATTGATAATGCtgataaacacctatgttactggtttatgtactGTAATGTACTTTCTATTgttagtgtaatttttacagtaaaatttttatAAGTAGAATGGTATGCTGTGTTAAtgctggcagcagcatcataaatatCATGTTTACcacatctcttgactgcatcgctGCTATACagtctaggtttgtataagtacactgtatgatgttcgcacaatgacAAAATTGCCTAACGATGCAATTCTCAGAATGCATCCCGGTGACACGTCTGTATTTGTATCCAACTctctgcatctctttggaggaaagtgtctgataaatgtaactgcGGGTTCTTCTCTTCTGAAACAGTTGGCTG contains these protein-coding regions:
- the ggh gene encoding gamma-glutamyl hydrolase; this encodes MKLLSATFLLMIHIGCTFAAVLVSDHRNDEPIVGVLAQELSSSRHSGSSYIAASYVKYLEMAGARVVPVKINLTKKEYESLFNSINGLLIPGGGANLISSGYAKAAKIFYELAVKANSQGDYFPIWGTCLGFEELSYLTSKKFLLSKTNTTGLALPLIFTNGSRESRMFKGFPEDVLRSLASEPITENSHEWSLTLESFNNNKELRNFYDVLTTNMDGNVEFVSTIEAKEFPFYGTQWHPEKNAYEWTKPYIPHSPSAIKMMFFMADFFVNEARKSFHRFSSEKEKAESLIYNYSPVYTGKNPGSTFEQIYIFT